The genomic segment GACGGCCCTGCCCGTCGCCTTCATCTTCGAAGGCGTGCCGCACGCCACGCGTATCGAGACCTGGGGCGCGTGGCTGGGCCTGGGCCTTCTCGCCTCCACCTTCACGTTCCAGATCATGTACCGGATGCTTCCGCGCATCGGGGTGACGAACTTCGCCGTCAACACCTTCATCACCCCGGTCTTCGCCATCATCCTTGGTGTGATCTTTCTGGGCGAAACGATTCTGCCGATTCAGTTTTTTGGAATGCTGGTGATCTTCCTCGGCCTTCTGCTGATCGATGGCCGCATCGTCAGGCGCTTCCAGCGCGCCCCTGCCTGACGAGACCATAGGCGGCGCCGGACGGCAGGAGTAAGATCGCGCTTCAGGATCACGAACAGGGAGCCTCCCCCGTGTTTTTGAAGACGATTGCCCCCGAAGATGCGACCGGCGAAATCGCGACGTTCTACCGCGAGGAACTGGACAAATACGGGTTCGTCATGGACGCGACGCGTTGCATGACAACCCGGCCGGACCTCATGCCGCTGGTCGAGAACTTCATCGCTGCCCTGCGCGGCAACTTCTCCCTTGGCCTGCGCGGCTGGCGCCTCATCACCCTGGTCGCAGCCAAGGAAGTGCCCTCGACCTATTGCTCCCATGTCTACAGCAAGGCGCTCGCCGCCGAGTTCGGCAAGGACAAGGTGCTGGCCATTCAGCGCAACTTTCGCTCCGCGGGGCTGGATGACAAGGACGTGGCCATGCTGGCCTACGCCCAGAAAGTCGCCCGCAACGCCTCGCAGGTCACCGAGGCGGATATCAAGGGATTGCGCGAAGTCGGGTTCTCCGACCTGGAAATCAGCGACATAGCGGCATGCGCGTCGTTCAGGTGTTTCCTGAGCCGGCTGTTCGATGCCCTCGGCGCCCAGACGGAAAGCTATTTCGTTGATGAAGACGAGGTGTTCCGGCGCGCGATGACCGTCGGTAGGCCGCTGCGCGAAATGGCCTGAGTGGCTGCGGCGTCGCGGACACCCGACGCTTCGGGCGTTTCAATCCCTCCCGGCGAAGGCCGGGAGAAAGAAGCGGATGTCGTCGCGTAGGGAGAACTGCGACCGGCGTCCGGCCGCAGCTGAACGCTAGAGCCCCAGCTTCTGCTTGAGGATCTCGTTGAGCGCCTGCGGGTTGGCCTTGCCGCCGGAGGCTTTCATGGCCTGGCCGACGAACCAGCCGATCATCGTCGGCTTGGCCTGGACCTTGGCCACCTGATCGGGATTGGCGGCGATGATCTCGTCGACGACCTTTTCGATCGCGCCCAGGTCGGTCACCTGCTTCATGCCGCGGGCCTCGACGATCTGCGCCGGATCGCCGCCTTCGGCCCAGACGATCTCGAACAGGTCCTTGGCGATCTTGCCCGAAATGTCGCCCTTGCCGATGAGATCGACGATACCGCCGAGCTGGGCCGCGCTCACCGGGCTCGAAGTCACGTCGAGCCCTTCCTTGTTGAGGCGGGCAAAAAACTCGTTGATGACCCAGTTGGCGGCCAGCTTGCCGTCACGACCGCGCGCCACTTCCTCGTAGAAGTCGGCGGACTCGCGCTCGAGCGTAAGCACCATCGCGTCATATGGGGTGATGCCGTATTCCTCGATGAAGCGGTTCTGCTTCTCGTCGGGGAGCTCGGGCAGGTGCGCGGCAAGTTCGGCGATGAAGGCATCGTCGAATTCGAGCGGCAGCAGGTCGGGATCGGGGAAGTAGCGATAGTCGTGTGCTTCTTCCTTGGAACGCATGGAGCGCGTCTCGCCGGTCTTGGGATCGAAGAGGCGCGTTTCCTGGTCGATGGCGCCACCATCTTCCAGGATGTCGATCTGGCGGCGTGCCTCGTATTCGATGGCCTGGCCGGCAAAGCGGATCGAGTTGACGTTCTTGATCTCGCAGCGCGTGCCGAACGCGCCGCCCGGGCGACGGACGGAGACGTTGATGTCGGCGCGGAGGGAACCTTCCTCCATGTTGCCGTCGCACGTGCCCAGGTACCGCATGATGGCGCGGAGTTTGGAAAGATAGGCCTTGGCCTCGTCGGACGAACGCAGGTCCGGCTTGCTGACGATTTCCATCAGCGCCACGCCGGAGCGATTGAGATCGACGAAAGTGATGCTCGGATGCTGGTCGTGAATCGACTTGCCGGCGTCCTGCTCCAGGTGCAGCCGCTCGATGCCGATCTCGATCTTGCCCTCGGCGCCCATGTCGAGCGAGATCTTGCCCTCGCCCACGATCGGGTCCTTGAACTGGCTGATCTGATAGCCCTGCGGCAGGTCCGGGTAGAAGTAGTTCTTGCGGTCGAAGATCGAGCGCTTGTTGATCTTGGCCTTCAGACCCAGCCCCGTCCGCACCGCCTGGCGCACGCACTCGTCATTGATGACCGGCAGCATGCCGGGCATGGCCGCATCCACGAAGCTGACATTGGCGTTCGGCGGGCTGCCGAACTTGGTCGAGGAGCCGGAAAACAGCTTGCTCTCGGAAGTCACCTGCGCGTGCACTTCCATGCCGATGACGATTTCCCAATCGCCGGTCGATCCCTGGATGAAGTACTTCGGGTTGGGTGTGCGCGTATCGATGAGGGTCAATTAGACTAACCTGTAAATCAGTGCTGGCCTACGCATAGTGGCAGGCGCGCCGCGATGCAATCGCTGGCTATTCGGTATCGGTGACCTGACCCATGAAGGGGTGCAAAAGCTTCTCGAGCCGCACGCTCATGAAAGGCTGGTGGTCAGGCCGCCCGTCGGGGCGCAGCGCCAGGATGCGATAGCCCTGATGTTCGTAGAAGCGCACGGCGCGGACATTGTCGGCCGGCGTTTCGAGGTGCACACGGTCGGCGCCCTCGAGTTCGAGCATCGCCTCCATGCGCGCCAGCAGCAACCTGCCGATGCCATGGTTCTGGAATTCGGGCGCCACGAAGAGGAACGGAATGTAGGACCGGCCGCGGGCCCGCGAGCACCAGCCCACCACCACGCCATCTACCTCGGCCACGATGATGCGTTCGAGCGTTTCGTGGACAGCGGCGGCCAAGCGCCGCTGCTCGGAAGCCCGCATGCCCGGGGTTTCGGTCAGGAGCGGCAGGATGCTGGTTTCCCAGGCGAGATAGCCGATCGTGGCGAGGCGCCGTGCGTCATCGGGTTCGGCTTTCCGGATCGAAACGGCGCTGGTCATGGCCTTACTCCGCGCGGCGGCGAGCTACAATAATGCCCTTTTCGTAGTTTACATTCCAGTCGATAAGCGTCCGCCAAATCAATTCGGCCTGATCCTCGTCCAGATCCATCGACTCGGCGCGATCGCGAACCCGGGAAATCACGGCCTCGATACGGACCGGATCATAGGCCTCGTGCGGGTCGGTCTTGATCTGCGCCATGCGCGTCACATAGCGGTGGCGCTCGGCGAAAAGGTTCAGCAGCGCCTGGTCGATGCGGTCGATTTCAGCGCGAACGTCATCTTTTGTCGCGCACTCGGCTGGTTTCTTGGAAGACGTGGTCACGAGGCAAGCTCTTCAAAAGGGTTCGAAAATATCGTCCCGCTTGGTTTGCACCGTGCCGCGCCCGATTTCAACCGCCCCACCCTCAAAGGTGCAACTTGCCGCGCCCGCGCGCTGTGACAGAATGCAGCGCCCGCGAAGGGCGGGCTCAGGGGACACGAACTATGTTCAAGACAGCCTTGATTATCGCGGCGGCCACGATTTCGACGGGAGCCATTGCGCAAGACGCAGAGGTCTCGGTCGCCAACGGAGAGCGTATTTCGATCATCGGCGGTTGCCACGACTGCCACTCGACCAACTATGCCGAAACCGGCGGCAAGATTGATCCGGCCACCGCACTGAAGGGCAACCCGGTCGGCTATAGCGGACCATGGGGCACCAACTACGCGGTGAACCTGCGCCTCGTCGTCGCCAGCAAGTCCGAGGACGAATGGGTGCCCTACATCAAGACCCTGCAGGCCGGACCGCCGATGCCCTGGTTCAACCTGCACGTCTTCACCGAAGCGGAGAGCCGGTCCCTCTACCAGTACATCAAATCGCTGGGCGACCCCGGCGATCCCGCGCCCGAACGTGTACCGCCGGGCCAGACGCCCAAGACGCCCTACATCGTCTTCGCACCACCCGTCATGCCGCAGTGAGGCCGGACGGCCACACCACCACACAACCTGCACGCCGCCTCTGGAACCGGAGGCGGCGTTTGTCTATGTGTCGGTTCATGTCTAGCAAAGTTGAAACCCTCTAAAGCCCCGTTCCACGACGAACGGGGCAGATCCAGCAAGCCAGGTACCCGCCACGCGTGATGCTGTCGGGTACTCGTGTTTTGTCGCGGCCAGGCCGCGGGATCTACGGGTTTCATCTCCCAATGAACGTTTCGAAAGCCGAGCAGCGCGTGCTGCATGCCCTCGCCCAGGGCGGCAAGATCATTGCCATCAAGAACGACAAGGGCTCCATCATCGAAGTCGAGTGCTTCAATCGCGAGGGCTGGGTGCTGTCGCAATGCGACCTGAGCCTCTTCAAGAAGCTCAAGGCCAAGGACGCGATATCCTCGGCCAATGGGCAGCCCTACCGCATTACGCGGCGCGGGCTCGAACTGGTGCGCAGCCGCTCCGACAACCGGTAGACGCGTGCGGGCGACGGGGATCGGCCCCTCGCCCGCCCAACCGGGAAAATCAGTGGCTGACGGTCGTTTCGGTCAGGGCCTTGGCGATGTGCTCCCACTCGGCCGCCACGCTCGGGGCTGCGCGCTTCTTGCCGGCCCGGCGATACCAGAAGTCGGCATTGCCCATGTCCGCCTCGATCCAGTGCGCCAGCGCGTGGACCCAGTCGAAGGCCTGCACGCCCTCGCCCGCGGCCAGAATCTGGTGCGCGCGT from the Youhaiella tibetensis genome contains:
- a CDS encoding carboxymuconolactone decarboxylase family protein, which translates into the protein MFLKTIAPEDATGEIATFYREELDKYGFVMDATRCMTTRPDLMPLVENFIAALRGNFSLGLRGWRLITLVAAKEVPSTYCSHVYSKALAAEFGKDKVLAIQRNFRSAGLDDKDVAMLAYAQKVARNASQVTEADIKGLREVGFSDLEISDIAACASFRCFLSRLFDALGAQTESYFVDEDEVFRRAMTVGRPLREMA
- the gatB gene encoding Asp-tRNA(Asn)/Glu-tRNA(Gln) amidotransferase subunit GatB; translated protein: MTLIDTRTPNPKYFIQGSTGDWEIVIGMEVHAQVTSESKLFSGSSTKFGSPPNANVSFVDAAMPGMLPVINDECVRQAVRTGLGLKAKINKRSIFDRKNYFYPDLPQGYQISQFKDPIVGEGKISLDMGAEGKIEIGIERLHLEQDAGKSIHDQHPSITFVDLNRSGVALMEIVSKPDLRSSDEAKAYLSKLRAIMRYLGTCDGNMEEGSLRADINVSVRRPGGAFGTRCEIKNVNSIRFAGQAIEYEARRQIDILEDGGAIDQETRLFDPKTGETRSMRSKEEAHDYRYFPDPDLLPLEFDDAFIAELAAHLPELPDEKQNRFIEEYGITPYDAMVLTLERESADFYEEVARGRDGKLAANWVINEFFARLNKEGLDVTSSPVSAAQLGGIVDLIGKGDISGKIAKDLFEIVWAEGGDPAQIVEARGMKQVTDLGAIEKVVDEIIAANPDQVAKVQAKPTMIGWFVGQAMKASGGKANPQALNEILKQKLGL
- a CDS encoding GNAT family N-acetyltransferase, with product MTSAVSIRKAEPDDARRLATIGYLAWETSILPLLTETPGMRASEQRRLAAAVHETLERIIVAEVDGVVVGWCSRARGRSYIPFLFVAPEFQNHGIGRLLLARMEAMLELEGADRVHLETPADNVRAVRFYEHQGYRILALRPDGRPDHQPFMSVRLEKLLHPFMGQVTDTE
- a CDS encoding chorismate mutase, which codes for MTTSSKKPAECATKDDVRAEIDRIDQALLNLFAERHRYVTRMAQIKTDPHEAYDPVRIEAVISRVRDRAESMDLDEDQAELIWRTLIDWNVNYEKGIIVARRRAE
- a CDS encoding c-type cytochrome, yielding MFKTALIIAAATISTGAIAQDAEVSVANGERISIIGGCHDCHSTNYAETGGKIDPATALKGNPVGYSGPWGTNYAVNLRLVVASKSEDEWVPYIKTLQAGPPMPWFNLHVFTEAESRSLYQYIKSLGDPGDPAPERVPPGQTPKTPYIVFAPPVMPQ
- a CDS encoding YjhX family toxin, with amino-acid sequence MNVSKAEQRVLHALAQGGKIIAIKNDKGSIIEVECFNREGWVLSQCDLSLFKKLKAKDAISSANGQPYRITRRGLELVRSRSDNR